In the genome of Campylobacter concisus, the window ATTGAGTGGGAGTAGACACAAAAATCCCTTTATGAAATTTTCTGTAAATGGAACTTCTTTATACGCATTGGTTTTAATTAGGATATATTTTATCTTTTTATTAACATTGGTCAATGAAATTTAGTTCTTAACCTTTTATAATTTTGCAAAAAAGGATATAAAATGAGTAAAATTTACAATCTAAACGCCGACACGAAAGTCGTCGCAAAAAGCGTTGTTAGCAAGAGAATTTTTGATTGCGAGAATGCTCATGTCGATGTATTTGCTTTTGATACGGGCGAGGAGCTAGATCATGAGATGTTATTTTGTGACAGCCTCGCATGGGTTGTGGAGGGCGGTGCTAGCCTATACTACGGTGAAAAGCAGATGCATATAGGTAATGAGCAAGCTTGTCTGATAGAGAAAAAAGTGTGGCGCAAGCTAGTTTTTAACGAACCAACGAAATATATTTCAATTGATTTTAAGGAGGATTTAATGATAGATCATTTACCTA includes:
- a CDS encoding cupin, encoding MSKIYNLNADTKVVAKSVVSKRIFDCENAHVDVFAFDTGEELDHEMLFCDSLAWVVEGGASLYYGEKQMHIGNEQACLIEKKVWRKLVFNEPTKYISIDFKEDLMIDHLPKAAIFSLVDAVEYEKGKIVSKTLVKNENGSMSLLSFDTDQELSTHAAPGDALLIALDGEMKLTIGDEHFDIKKGDTIVLPGKIPHGLKIKDKFKMLLIVTKDKM